The Methanococcoides methylutens genome segment ACATGTACTGGAAGAACTTGAGAAGGAAGGAATTGAAACTGAGATGGTACAGATTGGTGGTAATGCTGTTCGTGGCTGTACCGCCTGCATGAAATGTTTTGATAAAAAGGACAAGCGTTGTGTCATTGAGAATGACATTGTCAATGAGTGTATTGAAAAGATGATCGAAGCCGATGGTATAATAATTGCAACTCCTACATATTTTGCAGACCTGAGTGCAGAAACAAAAGCACTGATCGAAAGAGCCGGATTTGTTGGTAAAGCAAACGGAGAGCTTTTCAAACGTAAGGTCGGAGCAGCGGTCGTGGCTGTGAGAAGAGCAGGCGCACTCCATGCTTTTGATTCTATCAACCATTTCTTCACGATATCTGAAATGATAATCCCGGGTTCGAGCTACTGGAATGTAGGAATAGGCCTCACGCCAGGAGATGTGGAGTCAGACGGAGAAGGAGTTCAGACCATGGAAACTCTTGGTAAGAACATGGCATGGCTAATGGAAAAGATAAGAGATTGAAAGTCTGCAAAACAGACATTCTTTTTACGGTACCATAGGGAATGTTTCCCCATCGTCTTTTTTAAGTAATATATTGAAATTTATACATACAGTCATCATGCTTATATGTTTTTAAATATATAAAATGAGTAGCATATATAATTTTGACAGGGAATAAAGCAGGAGGAAAATATCATGGGATGGTTTGATGTCGTTGCGGGTGTTTGTACAGGCGGTTTATACACTCTCGGAAAAGCTGCTTACCAGGCAGGTAATGCTGCAGAGTCTGCCGGAGATGCAGCAGAACAAGCAGGACTGGCGATCGCAGTCATTGGTTCAACAATTGAAGCTGTGGGAGAACAGCTGGAATCAACACTTAAAGAAGCAGAAGAGCTGCTGACAATAAAAAGAATGACCCCAAGGGATGAAGATGATCTCTGGGATGAAGAAAAGGACAGGCTGAGTGCACTTCGACAGGAAGAGACACGTCTTGTGAACAAGCTTACCGAAATGGGAGTCGAAGACACAAACGATTTCAGCTTTGATTTCTGGGACATGATCAGTGATATGCAGAATGTCATTAAGAAGTTCCAGATAATGGCAAGGCTTGCAACTGTCAGGAAAGAGATCCATGACATATTCTATCAGGAACCGGGCGTCCTTGCCAACAGTATTTATAATGCCAAAGAAGCACTTGAGCGCTTCAATACCATTGAACAGCCAATGATCGAGGACATACTGGATTCCCTTGATGACAACTTGGAGGTCAGCGAGGAAGTACTTCAGGAAGTCAAAAAACTTTTTATTACGAAAAAGAAGGTTCCGGTTGCTATCACAGAACTCAGCCCCAGCATACAGGCCCATCTGGAAATGCTCCAGAAGGACAAGCAGTATTATCAAGGCCTGATCGCCAGAAAGGACACGGTCACTGCCCAGCTTTCAAATGTCATCGAGCAGTTCCCGGAGAAGAAGTTCGATATAAACATGGGGTCCATTGGTATCGCCGGAGCAAACATCCATGCAGGAGATATTGTACATGAAGGGACTCATGTAGGAAACCTCGGAGACATAGTAGCAGAAAAGCCATACAAGGATGATATTGTCAGGGAAGAAGATCGAACCGATATTAGAAATGCAGCTACGGATATCAGGCACGAAAGAATAACTGATGAGGATCTCATCGAAAAGGAAGAACCACACCGAGCCGATATCGAAAGAACAGGTACAGCGATCAGACATGAAAGGATAACTGACAATCATTTCATCAAGAGAGCAGAGAGAACCTCCGGAACGGATATTGACAGGGAAATTTCAAGAGACATGGCCGTAGAAGAACGTGAAATGCGTTCAGCAGCAGCCACTTACACTCCCGAGGCAGCAAAAGCCAGCATGGAGAACATGCATAAATTCAACATGGCTGTTGCGAAATCTCCTAAATACTCAATGCTCACAATGCAGCCACATGGTGCGAAAATATCTGCATCCCTTAGCACAAAATTCGATGGATACCAGAGAAACTACGACCTGCTCAAAGCCCAGAAGACCTTCTACTACAGACAGTCCCTGAAGCTCGAAAGGAAGTACGAACTCCTATCAAATAAGTGGGTGGAAGAGCCCGGAATAATCCCGAAGACGCTGGACGAACTTCACGGAGTGCTGGAAAATGTCAGGACAGAAGAGCAACCACGCATAGACCAGCTCCTTGACAACCTGAACGCGAACCTGACAGAGTCCCAGGAGACCCTTTCAAAAGCGAATGACACAATGGATTCCGTCCAGAATGCTCTGTCCTTCCTGAACATGGATACCGGAAAGATCAAGATGGGTGTCATGGTCATTGGCGGACTGGTCGTGCTCAACCTTTTAGTTGGACTGATAGTGCTGATCCGCATGGCACTTGGGTTCTAAGACTTTTTGTGGATTTATGGCGGGTGGTTTTTAGCCATCCGCTTTTCCATAAGGACACACGAGGTTGCAGATGGTGCATGATACAAAACCAAAATTGGAGATCTGTTGAAAGTGTTTTGCCCACTTATCTTCGAGATCCTTGTCAAATTTATGCGCCACCACGCACTTATCGCGGATCACCTTCTCACCGGGAGCTACCCCCTGAGAAGGACCTGGAATTATAGCCTGATATGGACAACTTTTGACACATATTGACCTTTCCTGACAGCGTGGTTGCTCTGCACAAAGATCATGAGCATATGGCTCATCCGGCTCGAGTTCTGCATCGGTCAATACTGCTATCCATCGAACTCTTGGACCATACTCAGAAGTTATTACCTGAGTATTGTGTCCGATAAAACCTAATCCTGCAAGATGTGCTGCTACCTTTATGTGTACATCATGGCTTGGTGTGGCATTATAGCCCATATCTTTAAGCCAGGATACGAGCCTCCAGGCACGAGCTTCGGTTACTTCATAATAAAGGATATGACATTCAGTATTTTCAGCCGATGATGACCCAGTATTCTATATAGCAGTATTCATTCCGTTATCACTTATAGCCATACCCAGAACAAACAGGGACCTTGCATCCGACATGACCTCAGATGGTCGCATAAGTCCGCGACCGGATGGAAATTCAACTTTTTCCAGCTTATTGATATCTGAAACACCAAAGAGCTGGAACCCCTCGGATAAAGCCTTTTTTGAAATCGAGGGCTTGCCCATAAAGTCCTCTTGACCACAAACTACGCAATTTGACCACAAAGTGCTACAGTTGACCATAAAGTCAAGTGGTATTACCATCTATTATTATCGATTCCTGAAAAATGTATCAAATTTCAGCATTTGTAATTCACAGTTGTCATATTTGTCCGATGTATTGATATACTACCAACTAAAATATATTCCCAATGTTGAGGAGTTGTTATAGATGCAAGTGAAATCACATCACATTTTTTACATTATAATGGCAATTGGTTTTTTAACTATGGTCACAGGTAGTGCTGCGGCAGATACGATTATTGTCGACGATAGTGGGACTGTAGATTATACTACCATACAGGCAGCCATCGACGCTGCAAATAATGGTGATACGATCTTTGTTTATCCTGGGAAGTATTCAGAAAACGTTGATGTAAACAAAGAATTAGCAATAGTTGCGGAATCTGGAAATCCAGATGATACGGCTGTTCAAGCCGCAGACTCAAATGATTCTGTATTTCATGTGACTGCAAATAACGTAACAATCAGCGGATTTAACATAAAAGGTGCCAATAGCACTGAAAAAAACAGTCCTGCCTATGGAATATATCTTGATGGAGTTCCTGTATTTGTTCCCGTAAAGGATACTGAGGTCCAAGGTTGTATTATTACTAACAATCGATTGTTCAACAATAGCATAGGTGTCTTTTTGGAGGGATCCAGCAATAATGTACTGAGTAATAATACTGCGTCAGGCAACCGTATCGCCATCTTTTTGTCGAGTTCCAACAACAGCGAACTGAGTAATAATGCTGTACTGAACAATGAAGGAGGCATCCTTATGTATGGAGGCTCTAATAACACATTTAACAATAACAACATTTCGAACAACGGGATTGCTATTGTTTTGCACTTTTATAGCAACGACAATACGTTTATCAATAACAGAG includes the following:
- a CDS encoding 4Fe-4S double cluster binding domain-containing protein; translation: MGYNATPSHDVHIKVAAHLAGLGFIGHNTQVITSEYGPRVRWIAVLTDAELEPDEPYAHDLCAEQPRCQERSICVKSCPYQAIIPGPSQGVAPGEKVIRDKCVVAHKFDKDLEDKWAKHFQQISNFGFVSCTICNLVCPYGKADG
- a CDS encoding flavodoxin family protein — encoded protein: MKVVAFNGSPRKEGNTSHLVGHVLEELEKEGIETEMVQIGGNAVRGCTACMKCFDKKDKRCVIENDIVNECIEKMIEADGIIIATPTYFADLSAETKALIERAGFVGKANGELFKRKVGAAVVAVRRAGALHAFDSINHFFTISEMIIPGSSYWNVGIGLTPGDVESDGEGVQTMETLGKNMAWLMEKIRD
- a CDS encoding right-handed parallel beta-helix repeat-containing protein, whose product is MQVKSHHIFYIIMAIGFLTMVTGSAAADTIIVDDSGTVDYTTIQAAIDAANNGDTIFVYPGKYSENVDVNKELAIVAESGNPDDTAVQAADSNDSVFHVTANNVTISGFNIKGANSTEKNSPAYGIYLDGVPVFVPVKDTEVQGCIITNNRLFNNSIGVFLEGSSNNVLSNNTASGNRIAIFLSSSNNSELSNNAVLNNEGGILMYGGSNNTFNNNNISNNGIAIVLHFYSNDNTFINNRASDNEHGIYIREASNLTLINNTANFNKRDGIYLDSSHYNVLEGNTANSNGEHGIYLNDFSWGNYLGNNTASNNEHGILLYYYSDHNSLINNTANSNEQYGIYLNEISNNSIEGNTANSNKVHGIYLKSSTFNTIIDNTANLNGYHGINLNQSNNKRVNTDVITHDFKYCKFLEDSSNNNTVSGNHLFDNGKGLVANVSENNIGINYINDRGIAEMPFIGSVLTLIMVGIAFMIMRRE